A portion of the Carya illinoinensis cultivar Pawnee chromosome 11, C.illinoinensisPawnee_v1, whole genome shotgun sequence genome contains these proteins:
- the LOC122281292 gene encoding uncharacterized mitochondrial protein AtMg00810-like: MPSTETQIEPNGPNAMSEPNSSSIESYVNTESSGDQHPQNVDHSQRLRRSESSFITTLVYVDDVLLASDSLIEIQLLKDFLHNKFTIKDLGELNYFFSLEVARSKNGISICQRKYALDILQDTGVLVAKPATFPMESNLKLTRTDFVLYDDPSAYRRMIGRLLYLTLTRPDLAYSVQDLSQLLAKPAISHYQAATRVLRYLKATLGQG, encoded by the exons ATGCCAAGCACTGAAACACAAATTGAACCAAATGGTCCAAATGCTATGTCAGAACCAAACTCTTCTTCCATTGAATCATATGTAAATACTGAATCCTCTGGTGATCAACATCCTCAAAATGTTGATCATTCTCAGCGGCTTAGAAG GTCTGAATCATCTTTCATAACTACACTGGTTTATGTGGATGATGTTCTATTGGCTAGTGACAGTTTGATAGAAATTCAATTGCTCAAAGATTTTTTACATAATAAGTTCACAATTAAAGACTTGGGAGAACTCAACTATTTCTTCAGCTTGGAAGTGGCAAGGTCTAAGAATGGAATCTCAATATGTCAAAGGAAATATGCTCTTGATATACTTCAAGATACTGGGGTACTTGTTGCCAAGCCTGCTACATTCCCAATGGAATCCAACCTTAAGCTCACTAGAACAGATTTTGTCTTGTATGATGATCCATCAGCTTACAGAAGAATGATTGGCCGATTGCTATACTTAACCCTCACCAGACCTGATCTTGCCTATTCAGTTCAGGATTTAAGTCAGCTCCTTGCCAAGCCAGCAATCAGTCATTATCAAGCAGCCACTAGAGTTCTTAGATATTTGAAGGCAACACTAGGACAGGGATGA